In the genome of Palaemon carinicauda isolate YSFRI2023 chromosome 13, ASM3689809v2, whole genome shotgun sequence, one region contains:
- the LOC137651508 gene encoding transcription initiation factor TFIID subunit 11-like: protein MITANATGTAAVRLSDDSDNDGDDNDGDDDDNSDDEDYDSDGEDYDSDNGDGDANDDDSDDEDYDRVDEDYDCDNGDGDANDDGDGDDNDDFDCDGDDSDGSGCGDDNDSDDSGWGDDNDSDDGDDDDSDDNDDNVSDDGD from the exons ATGATTACTGCCAACGCCACTGGGACAGCAGCGGTTCGTCTCAGCG atgatagtgataatgatggtgatgataatgatggtgatgatgatgataatagtgatgatgaagACTATGATAGTGATGGTGAAGACTATGATAGTGATAATGGTGATGgggatgctaatgatgatgatagtgatgatgaagaCTATGATAGGGTTGATGAAGACTATGATTGTGATAATGGTGATGGGGAtgctaatgatgatggtgatggagatgataatgatgattttgattgtGATGGCGATGATAGTGATGGTAGTGGCTGTGGTGATGACAATGATAGTGATGATAGTGGGTGGGGTGATGACAATGatagtgatgatggtgatgatgatgatagtgatgataatgatgacaatgtcAGTGATGATGGTGATTAA